In the genome of Raphanus sativus cultivar WK10039 chromosome 4, ASM80110v3, whole genome shotgun sequence, one region contains:
- the LOC108850128 gene encoding uncharacterized protein LOC108850128, with amino-acid sequence MARNMLIFEKRTYTAEETAIRRIKLAREWIQAQPPKLENFSSIKTKTSIKTRATLLPHLGQAHVSLMGVTICNTDAAWNNDSHQAGIAWIFSGSTTNGNTSGAQVLQNVVSPLTAEALAVRTAIQVAISSKVSHLRILSDNQTLIRAINDNLFEKEIYGILQDNECFSSLFVDLSFCFLPRAENGQADSLAKAILKNPNFVMGRPTG; translated from the coding sequence ATGGCTAGAAACATGCTCATCTTCGAGAAGAGAACCTACACAGCGGAGGAAACTGCCATTAGAAGAATTAAGCTTGCTAGAGAATGGATTCAAGCACAACCTCCAAAACTGGAGAACTTCAGCTCGATCAAGACCAAGACCTCGATCAAGACCAGAGCCACTTTGCTACCTCACCTAGGGCAAGCGCATGTATCTCTGATGGGGGTCACGATCTGCAATACAGATGCAGCGTGGAACAATGACTCGCACCAGGCAGGCATCGCATGGATCTTCTCGGGATCGACCACCAACGGGAACACGAGTGGAGCACAAGTCTTACAGAATGTCGTCTCCCCTCTTACGGCTGAGGCTCTCGCGGTGAGGACTGCGATACAAGTTGCAATCTCCTCGAAAGTCTCCCATCTACGGATTCTCTCCGATAACCAAACCCTTATCAGGGCCATCAACGACAACCTATTTGAGAAGGAAATCTACGGTATCTTGCAAGACAACGAATGTTTTTCATCTCTGTTTGTCGATCTTTCTTTCTGCTTTCTTCCACGGGCTGAGAATGGACAGGCTGATAGTCTGGCAAAAGCCATTCTCAAAAACCCAAACTTTGTAATGGGTCGGCCCACGGGCTAA